The proteins below are encoded in one region of Rhododendron vialii isolate Sample 1 chromosome 7a, ASM3025357v1:
- the LOC131334715 gene encoding protein IQ-DOMAIN 11, whose product MAKKSWFTQLKRFFNPDTRSKQEKLEKRRRWVFGRVKIKRLASVSAPISQSRERPDNGAEEEQRHHDTTVDIATAVSAEVVSVTGVPQSVHQCGETADFLAVDVKKNPPRSTQRCERKVLDLAATRIQTAFRGYLARKALSALKGLVRLQAIIRGRAVRRQAITALKCLQSVVTIQSQVCARRFQMVEGTRNSHENKNVQDFKDKIESDRDRRWDDSLLSKDDAKAIFLSKREAAIKRERIKEYTLSHRRSTESENKVDGRWRYWLDQWVDTQLSKNSDTAFPSNVRIREEYGAKLKPRNSHRPHHIEDFELDPPISIQRRSFHHKKQNSVGNDTGFPSSPIVPTYMAATESAKAKLRSMSSPRLRRVNFDAYSESNSPYKHKLSPKSSINSEVTSSSRVNDCNFSGVEQISPCLKGFPRPVKSNRSLKDLSFDSECSFPNWARNGSSR is encoded by the exons ATGGCAAAGAAGAGCTGGTTTACTCAACTAAAGAGGTTCTTCAATCCAGATACACGTTCTAAACAAGAAAAG ttGGAGAAGAGAAGGAGATGGGTTTTTGGAAGGGTGAAGATAAAAAGATTGGCCTCAGTTTCAGCACCAATATCACAGTCAAGGGAAAGACCAGACAATGGAGCAGAAGAGGAGCAGAGGCATCATGACACAACTGTGGATATTGCAACTGCTGTTTCTGCTGAGGTTGTCTCAGTCACTGGCGTCCCTCAATCCGTGCATCAGTGTGGGGAAACTGCAGATTTTCTAGCCGTTGATGTCAAAAAAAACCCACCTCGATCAACACAACGATGTGAGAGGAAGGTTTTAGACCTCGCAGCCACCAGAATTCAAACCGCCTTTCGGGGTTATCTT GCTAGAAAAGCTTTAAGCGCATTAAAGGGACTAGTGAGGCTTCAAGCGATTATCAGAGGCCGAGCTGTGAGACGGCAGGCCATCACTGCCCTTAAGTGCTTGCAGTCCGTTGTAACAATCCAGTCCCAGGTCTGTGCAAGGAGGTTTCAAATGGTGGAAGGCACTAGGAATTCTCATGAGAATAAAAATGTGCAAGATTTCAAAGACAAG ATTGAATCAGATAGGGATAGAAGGTGGGATGATAGCCTCCTGTCAaaagatgatgcaaaagccataTTCTTGAGTAAAAGAGAGGCTGCTATCAAGAGGGAACGGATAAAGGAATACACGTTGAGTCATCGA AGATCGACAGAATCAGAAAACAAGGTCGATGGAAGGTGGAGATATTGGTTAGACCAATGGGTGGATACACAACTGTCCAAGAACTCAGACACAGCTTTCCCTTCCAATGTCAGAATCAGAGAGGAATATGGGGCAAAACTCAAACCAAGAAATTCCCACAGGCCTCATCACATAGAAGATTTTGAATTGGATCCTCCAATATCCATTCAAAGAAGATCATTTCACCACAAGAAACAGAACTCCGTTGGAAACGACACCGGTTTTCCTAGCTCTCCTATCGTGCCAACTTACATGGCTGCAACCGAATcagccaaggccaagctgcggTCAATGAGCTCGCCGAGGCTGAGGAGAGTGAACTTTGATGCTTATTCTGAGTCCAATTCTCCATACAAGCACAAGCTCTCTCCCAAATCTTCTATCAACAGTGAAGTGACAAGCAGCAGCAGGGTCAACGACTGCAACTTCAGCGGCGTTGAACAGATCTCTCCATGCTTGAAGGGTTTTCCTCGACCGGTTAAATCAAACAGAAGTTTGAAGGATCTCAGCTTTGATTCAGAATGCTCGTTTCCGAATTGGGCTCGAAATGGCTCCTCCAGATGA
- the LOC131334718 gene encoding uncharacterized protein LOC131334718 isoform X1, whose product MGKWNRRWVHRKTYYKEPVEPSMLHYDIESESSGGWQNSVPSWEKRYCSVVGSIPWKKVLVAKQYMHCYDDVVKWRDSAAEEAFNNAKERFWAAINGLPCDIPLPDPYMYIAKIDWNPHIDSELVSDLDREYFNPDEGGKYEKEETADQSAQNSVFVLGVGWNTNLSNGDNPWEGSDLKGTVALENITKGWNQWEGSTIESRNLNNAPWEQSYTQDNGAVKDSGWGSTGVKPWGWNQGQASDEQSKNYNPWEHGCQNDGPMKEKGWGSSGNNSRGWGTLQTNMYESRKRSGDNPWAQTLSRGNGLGKGGGWGDCADKNWVWKQPWGSQNNEPKHLDSRRVGGAWGATNSGFRKREGSHQYPSRYKSSRFQGGDYDTGPHWREGPSQKRASFA is encoded by the exons ATGGGTAAATGGAATCGGAGATGGGTACACCGCAAAACGTACTACAAAGAACCTGTGGAGCCTTCAATGCTTCATTACGATATCGAATCTGAATCTTCAG gAGGTTGGCAAAACAGTGTACCGTCATGGGAAAAGCGGTATTGTTCAGTAGTGGGGTCAATTCCATGGAAGAAGGTTTTGGTTGCGAAACAGTATATGCACTGCTATGATGATGTAGTGAAGTGGAGGGATTCTGCTGCTGAAGAAGCATTCAACAATGCAAAAGAACGGTTTTGGGCGGCAATTAATGGTCTTCCATGTGACATTCCTCTGCCTGATCCCTATATGTATATTGCTAAAATCGATTGGAATCCACATATTGATTCTGAACTAGTATCTGACTTGGATCGCGAGTACTTTAATCCTGATGAAGGAGGAAAATATGAAAAGGAGGAGACTGCTGACCAAAGTGCGCAGAACTCAGTTTTTGTCCTTGGTGTCGGATGGAATACCAATCTTAGTAATGGTGACAATCCTTGGGAAGGTAGTGATCTGAAGGGTACTGTAGCTTTGGAGAACATAACCAAAGGTTGGAATCAGTGGGAAGGCTCTACTATCGAATCAAGGAATTTAAATAATGCTCCTTGGGAGCAGAGCTATACTCAGGATAATGGAGCAGTGAAGGATAGTGGATGGGGAAGTACTGGGGTTAAGCCGTGGGGTTGGAACCAGGGGCAAGCCTCCGATGAGCAGTCAAAAAATTACAATCCTTGGGAGCACGGCTGTCAAAATGATGGACCCATGAAGGAGAAAGGATGGGGCTCTTCTGGAAACAATTCTCGGGGTTGGGGCACTTTGCAGACCAATATGTATGAGTCAAGGAAAAGAAGTGGTGACAATCCTTGGGCACAGACGTTAAGTCGTGGCAATGGTCTTGGAAAAGGAGGAGGATGGGGAGATTGTGCGGACAAAAACTGGGTTTGGAAGCAGCCGTGGGGGAGTCAAAACAATGAGCCAAAACATTTGGATTCCAGAAGAGTCGGTGGAGCTTGGGGAGCCACAAATAGTGGGTTCCGGAAGAGGGAGGGTTCTCATCAGTACCCATCAAGGTACAAAAGCTCGAGGTTTCAAGGTGGTGACTATGACACTGGCCCCCATTGGAGGGAGGGACCAAGTCAGAAGAGGGCGAGTTTTGCATAA
- the LOC131334718 gene encoding uncharacterized protein LOC131334718 isoform X2 encodes MHCYDDVVKWRDSAAEEAFNNAKERFWAAINGLPCDIPLPDPYMYIAKIDWNPHIDSELVSDLDREYFNPDEGGKYEKEETADQSAQNSVFVLGVGWNTNLSNGDNPWEGSDLKGTVALENITKGWNQWEGSTIESRNLNNAPWEQSYTQDNGAVKDSGWGSTGVKPWGWNQGQASDEQSKNYNPWEHGCQNDGPMKEKGWGSSGNNSRGWGTLQTNMYESRKRSGDNPWAQTLSRGNGLGKGGGWGDCADKNWVWKQPWGSQNNEPKHLDSRRVGGAWGATNSGFRKREGSHQYPSRYKSSRFQGGDYDTGPHWREGPSQKRASFA; translated from the coding sequence ATGCACTGCTATGATGATGTAGTGAAGTGGAGGGATTCTGCTGCTGAAGAAGCATTCAACAATGCAAAAGAACGGTTTTGGGCGGCAATTAATGGTCTTCCATGTGACATTCCTCTGCCTGATCCCTATATGTATATTGCTAAAATCGATTGGAATCCACATATTGATTCTGAACTAGTATCTGACTTGGATCGCGAGTACTTTAATCCTGATGAAGGAGGAAAATATGAAAAGGAGGAGACTGCTGACCAAAGTGCGCAGAACTCAGTTTTTGTCCTTGGTGTCGGATGGAATACCAATCTTAGTAATGGTGACAATCCTTGGGAAGGTAGTGATCTGAAGGGTACTGTAGCTTTGGAGAACATAACCAAAGGTTGGAATCAGTGGGAAGGCTCTACTATCGAATCAAGGAATTTAAATAATGCTCCTTGGGAGCAGAGCTATACTCAGGATAATGGAGCAGTGAAGGATAGTGGATGGGGAAGTACTGGGGTTAAGCCGTGGGGTTGGAACCAGGGGCAAGCCTCCGATGAGCAGTCAAAAAATTACAATCCTTGGGAGCACGGCTGTCAAAATGATGGACCCATGAAGGAGAAAGGATGGGGCTCTTCTGGAAACAATTCTCGGGGTTGGGGCACTTTGCAGACCAATATGTATGAGTCAAGGAAAAGAAGTGGTGACAATCCTTGGGCACAGACGTTAAGTCGTGGCAATGGTCTTGGAAAAGGAGGAGGATGGGGAGATTGTGCGGACAAAAACTGGGTTTGGAAGCAGCCGTGGGGGAGTCAAAACAATGAGCCAAAACATTTGGATTCCAGAAGAGTCGGTGGAGCTTGGGGAGCCACAAATAGTGGGTTCCGGAAGAGGGAGGGTTCTCATCAGTACCCATCAAGGTACAAAAGCTCGAGGTTTCAAGGTGGTGACTATGACACTGGCCCCCATTGGAGGGAGGGACCAAGTCAGAAGAGGGCGAGTTTTGCATAA